The Roseibium sp. Sym1 nucleotide sequence GCGTTGCCCCCGGCATTGATTGTGCTTCCCGGTCCCGCACGCGCGGCGGGAGACACGGAGACGGGTGACACGGAGACGGGCAACCCGTTGACGCAGGAGGGCAGCTGGCCCGACTTGCGCGGTGACATCATTGGCGACCGGATGCCTGCGGCAGCGGAGGGCGCGGTGGAGCTGAGCGCGCCCTACCGGGCCCATGATGCCGCCACTGTTCCCGTCAGCGTGAAACAGCCCGGGCCCTCCGCCCCGTTGATCGAGAGTGCCATTCTTGTCATCGACGAGAATCCGGCGCCGGTTGCCGCCGAACTGACATTTGCTCCCGACATGCATCCGCTGGATCTCGAACTCAGGATACGCGTCAACCAGTATTCCAACGTCAGGCTGATCGCGGAAACCGCGGACGGCGCGTTGATGACAGGCCGTTTCGTCAAGGCGTCAGGCGGCTGTTCCGCGCCGGCGACAAGGGATCCCGAAGTCGCCCTGTCGACCATGGGGGAGATCCGGGTGAAACACTTCGGGTCTGCCACCGGTGCGCCCGGGTCGCGGCGGGAGGCACAGCTCATGATCCGGCATCCGAACTATTCGGGCTTGCAGCGCGACCAGGTCACGCAGCTGTTCATTCCCGCCCATTTCGTCAATATCGTCGAGGTGCGGCAGGGCGACGATCTCCTGTTCACCGTCGAGGGCGGCATTTCCCTGTCTGAAAATCCGGTGATCCGGTTCGCCTATACCGACAATGGCGCGGAGACGCTCCACGTTCACGCGGAGGACACGGACGGCAACGTCTGGGAAAAGACCATAGAAAAAGATCCGGCCAGTTGAGCGCGTCGACGCTCAGAAGCAGATGATGTCCGCCTCCGCCTGTGCCCTGCGCAGGGTTGCCACCAGTTCCTTTGCCATGGCCGCGGTCCGGAAAATGGACATCCTTTCACCACCGACCTGTTGCAGAGACAGGACGGTTTCGGCCTCGACGTAATCTTCGTAGGG carries:
- a CDS encoding quinoprotein dehydrogenase-associated SoxYZ-like carrier yields the protein MTVRHILQPACRALIALAVALPPALIVLPGPARAAGDTETGDTETGNPLTQEGSWPDLRGDIIGDRMPAAAEGAVELSAPYRAHDAATVPVSVKQPGPSAPLIESAILVIDENPAPVAAELTFAPDMHPLDLELRIRVNQYSNVRLIAETADGALMTGRFVKASGGCSAPATRDPEVALSTMGEIRVKHFGSATGAPGSRREAQLMIRHPNYSGLQRDQVTQLFIPAHFVNIVEVRQGDDLLFTVEGGISLSENPVIRFAYTDNGAETLHVHAEDTDGNVWEKTIEKDPAS